In one window of Candidatus Omnitrophota bacterium DNA:
- a CDS encoding PfkB family carbohydrate kinase, which translates to MATTYNNIIAKFKTRRLLVVGDVVLDRYIKGSVSRISPEAPVPVVLQEESFFTLGGAANVANNLRSLGAQVTLVGKIGKDAEGGILKKELERRKITTAGIFADGHMDTIFKTRIIARHQQVVRLDRETRLDLKDDKLKAAKIIPFIRRNFSKFDAVIISDYGKGTVDAGLLSAVRSLAGEHKIPVVVDPKLEDLRGYGRVTCITPNKKETETALSIIPEETRKRYGIRSTRLDTKEDIESNGRGLLAYLGIGSLLVTLGEHGMYVFERGKPPFPIATRAQEVYDVSGAGDTVISVFALCLAAGADQRRAADIANHAAGIVVGKMGAVAVGLDELKAALDHP; encoded by the coding sequence ATGGCCACTACTTATAATAATATAATAGCCAAGTTCAAGACCAGGCGGCTTTTGGTGGTCGGCGACGTGGTCCTTGACCGGTACATCAAGGGCAGCGTCAGCCGCATTTCCCCGGAAGCCCCGGTGCCCGTGGTTTTGCAGGAGGAATCGTTTTTTACGCTGGGGGGCGCTGCCAACGTGGCCAATAATTTGCGCAGTTTGGGCGCGCAAGTCACCCTGGTGGGCAAGATCGGGAAAGACGCTGAAGGCGGCATCCTGAAAAAAGAATTGGAACGCCGCAAGATCACCACCGCCGGCATTTTTGCCGATGGACACATGGACACCATTTTTAAGACCCGGATCATTGCCCGGCATCAGCAGGTGGTGCGTTTGGACCGTGAGACCCGCCTGGACCTCAAGGACGACAAGCTCAAGGCGGCCAAGATCATCCCGTTCATCCGCCGGAATTTTTCCAAATTTGACGCCGTGATCATTTCCGATTACGGCAAGGGGACCGTTGACGCCGGGCTTTTGAGCGCCGTGCGCAGTTTGGCGGGGGAACATAAAATTCCCGTGGTTGTGGATCCCAAGCTTGAGGACCTGCGCGGTTACGGCCGGGTGACGTGCATCACGCCCAACAAGAAAGAGACCGAGACCGCTTTGAGCATTATCCCCGAAGAGACGCGCAAGCGTTACGGCATCCGTTCGACGCGCCTCGACACCAAGGAAGATATTGAAAGCAATGGCCGCGGCTTATTGGCCTATCTGGGCATTGGGTCCCTGCTCGTCACTTTAGGCGAGCATGGGATGTACGTTTTTGAGCGGGGCAAGCCGCCGTTCCCCATCGCCACGCGCGCCCAGGAGGTCTATGACGTTTCCGGCGCCGGGGACACGGTCATTTCCGTTTTTGCTTTGTGTTTGGCGGCCGGGGCTGATCAGCGCCGGGCCGCGGACATCGCCAATCACGCCGCCGGCATCGTCGTCGGTAAAATGGGGGCCGTGGCTGTCGGGTTGGACGAGTTAAAGGCAGCCCTGGACCATCCATGA
- a CDS encoding glycosyltransferase family 9 protein, whose product MSSKINFSRILVVRTDRIGDVVLTTPFIKALRRAYPAAYISILVTPATKDLVTGNPYLNEVLVDDRAGRHKGVLGALRLAREIRRGNFDTVFILHTKRRYNFACFLAGVLARIGYRNDKMGFLLTHPLKDVRHLGEKHESEYCLDVLKGVGIPTETEDALGMLVPVRKDAETWVLDWLNSQGIRAGELIAIHPGASDPAKCWPAASFAGLISRLTDRYDLKIVLIGGPQTTAIAAEILRLCPKPVADLTGRTSVAQSVALLSRCRLLISNDSGPVHLAAGVGTFVISLFLRDQPGINPKRWKPLGPKGFFLSTDPITVDKVLDLVEDILRRDSQGIFYW is encoded by the coding sequence ATGTCATCCAAAATAAATTTCTCTAGGATCCTGGTCGTGCGCACCGACCGTATCGGGGATGTGGTGTTGACCACACCGTTCATCAAGGCCCTGCGCAGGGCGTATCCGGCGGCGTACATTTCCATCCTCGTGACACCGGCGACAAAGGACCTGGTCACTGGCAACCCTTATCTCAACGAGGTCTTGGTGGACGATCGCGCGGGACGGCACAAAGGCGTGCTCGGAGCTTTGCGTTTAGCGCGGGAGATCCGCCGCGGGAATTTTGACACCGTTTTTATTCTGCATACCAAACGCCGTTATAACTTCGCGTGTTTTTTGGCCGGAGTGCTGGCGCGCATTGGTTACCGCAACGACAAAATGGGATTTTTGCTCACACACCCTTTAAAAGATGTCCGGCATTTGGGTGAAAAACATGAAAGCGAATATTGTTTGGACGTTTTAAAGGGGGTCGGCATTCCCACGGAGACCGAAGATGCTTTGGGCATGCTGGTGCCTGTGCGCAAGGATGCGGAGACCTGGGTTTTGGATTGGCTCAACAGCCAGGGCATACGGGCCGGGGAGTTGATCGCCATTCATCCAGGCGCCAGCGACCCGGCCAAATGCTGGCCGGCCGCGTCCTTCGCGGGTTTGATCAGCCGTTTGACGGACCGCTATGATCTTAAGATCGTTTTGATCGGAGGGCCCCAAACCACGGCCATCGCCGCAGAGATATTACGCCTATGCCCCAAGCCGGTGGCGGACTTGACCGGACGCACGAGCGTGGCCCAAAGTGTAGCCCTGTTGAGCCGCTGCCGGCTTTTGATCTCCAATGACTCGGGCCCTGTGCATCTGGCCGCGGGGGTGGGGACTTTCGTTATTTCCTTATTTCTACGCGATCAGCCCGGCATTAACCCTAAACGTTGGAAGCCGTTGGGGCCCAAAGGGTTTTTTCTCTCAACCGATCCCATCACCGTGGACAAGGTCCTGGACCTGGTGGAAGACATCCTGCGCAGGGACAGCCAGGGTATTTTTTATTGGTAA
- the kdsA gene encoding 3-deoxy-8-phosphooctulonate synthase: MVKEIKIGKVRFGKGHPFVLIAGPCVIESRASALAIAERIKKITSRLRVPFVFKASFDKANRTSIRSFRGPGLWEGLKVLAEIKAKVGVPVLSDVHDMGQVGPAAEILDIIQIPAFLCRQTDLIVAAAKTGRVINVKKGQFLAPWDVAGIIKKMEEAGNRNLLLTERGVSFGYNNLVSDFRSLAVMRETGYPVIFDATHSVQHPGGLGHASGGESKYIPLLARCAVAAGVDGIFLETHSNPAKALSDGPNMLPINKLEDFLKDLINIDRVVKK; this comes from the coding sequence ATGGTTAAAGAGATCAAAATAGGTAAAGTCAGATTCGGCAAAGGCCATCCGTTCGTGCTGATCGCCGGGCCCTGCGTGATCGAGTCCAGGGCTTCTGCGTTGGCCATCGCCGAGCGGATCAAAAAGATCACGTCGCGTTTGAGAGTGCCGTTCGTGTTCAAGGCCAGCTTTGACAAGGCCAACCGCACGTCCATCAGGTCTTTCCGCGGCCCCGGATTATGGGAAGGGTTGAAGGTCCTGGCGGAGATCAAGGCCAAGGTCGGAGTGCCGGTTTTAAGCGACGTGCATGATATGGGTCAGGTCGGCCCGGCCGCTGAAATTTTGGACATCATCCAGATCCCCGCGTTCCTGTGCCGCCAGACGGATCTCATCGTGGCCGCGGCCAAAACAGGCAGGGTCATCAATGTTAAAAAGGGACAATTTTTGGCGCCGTGGGACGTGGCCGGCATTATCAAGAAAATGGAAGAGGCGGGCAACCGGAATTTATTGCTCACCGAGCGCGGGGTGAGTTTCGGGTATAACAATCTGGTCTCGGATTTCAGGTCTTTGGCGGTGATGCGCGAAACAGGATACCCGGTCATCTTTGATGCCACGCACAGCGTCCAGCATCCCGGCGGTCTGGGCCATGCCTCGGGCGGGGAAAGCAAATACATTCCGTTATTGGCGCGCTGCGCCGTTGCCGCCGGTGTTGATGGGATCTTTTTAGAGACGCATTCGAATCCGGCCAAGGCCTTGTCCGACGGGCCGAATATGCTTCCAATTAATAAATTGGAAGATTTTCTCAAGGATTTAATTAATATTGACCGAGTAGTTAAGAAGTAA
- a CDS encoding HAD-IIIA family hydrolase — MITDKALKKIKVLAFDVDGVLTDGKIIIDSNGVESKAFDVQDGFGIVFAQKAGLKTVLISARLSDVVRYRAEDLKIDKVFTGVYPKTGAYEQMLQDFKVSDSEVCFVGDDLADLVVLKRVGFGVAVANAAPELKQAAHYVTSRRGGDGAAREVIEMVLKAQGKWGPELYEH; from the coding sequence ATGATCACGGACAAGGCGCTCAAGAAGATCAAGGTCCTGGCTTTTGATGTGGACGGTGTTTTGACCGACGGCAAGATCATCATTGACAGCAACGGCGTTGAGAGCAAGGCGTTTGACGTGCAGGATGGTTTCGGCATTGTTTTCGCCCAAAAGGCGGGCCTGAAGACCGTGCTCATTTCCGCCCGCCTTTCCGATGTCGTGCGCTACCGCGCCGAGGATTTGAAGATCGACAAAGTGTTCACGGGCGTTTACCCGAAGACCGGCGCTTATGAACAGATGCTGCAGGATTTTAAGGTCTCAGACAGCGAAGTGTGTTTTGTCGGCGATGATCTGGCCGACCTGGTGGTCCTCAAGCGTGTTGGTTTCGGGGTGGCTGTGGCCAATGCCGCCCCCGAGCTCAAACAGGCGGCGCATTATGTCACGTCCCGTCGCGGCGGAGACGGCGCTGCCCGTGAGGTCATTGAAATGGTCTTAAAGGCGCAGGGCAAGTGGGGGCCTGAATTGTATGAACATTAA
- the kdsB gene encoding 3-deoxy-manno-octulosonate cytidylyltransferase, which yields MKTLGVIPARFASTRFPAKVLALINGAPMIAHVWKRAKQCCQLDDVLIACDHAEVLNAARAFGAKAVMTDPRHPSGSDRIAEVVKDLDVDIVVNIQGDEPLVDPAAIDALVLALKNDPSCQMGTVVKVITDERDFTDPNVVKCVLDAAGYALYFSRAPIPYNRNAQRPAELKLYKHLGLYAYRKEFLLQYTRWPKSILESTEQLEQLRALENGARIKTVVTKAESIAVDTREDLKTAKEFLRRHG from the coding sequence ATGAAGACATTAGGAGTTATTCCCGCGCGTTTTGCGTCCACGCGTTTTCCGGCCAAGGTTTTGGCGCTCATCAACGGCGCGCCTATGATCGCGCATGTCTGGAAACGGGCCAAGCAATGCTGTCAGCTGGACGATGTGCTCATTGCCTGCGACCACGCCGAGGTTTTGAACGCGGCCCGCGCGTTCGGGGCCAAGGCGGTGATGACCGATCCCCGGCATCCGTCGGGTTCGGACCGCATCGCCGAAGTGGTCAAAGACCTGGATGTAGACATCGTCGTCAATATCCAGGGGGACGAGCCGTTGGTTGACCCGGCCGCCATTGATGCTTTGGTTTTGGCTTTAAAGAACGATCCTTCGTGCCAGATGGGCACGGTGGTCAAGGTGATCACCGACGAGAGGGACTTCACGGATCCCAATGTCGTCAAATGCGTCCTGGACGCGGCCGGATACGCGCTGTATTTTTCGCGCGCGCCCATTCCTTATAACCGCAACGCGCAAAGGCCAGCAGAGCTGAAGCTGTATAAACATTTGGGCTTATACGCGTACCGTAAAGAATTTTTATTGCAGTACACGCGCTGGCCCAAGTCCATTTTGGAAAGCACGGAGCAGTTGGAACAATTGCGCGCTTTGGAAAACGGTGCCCGCATCAAGACCGTCGTGACAAAGGCGGAATCGATCGCGGTGGACACGCGCGAAGACCTGAAAACAGCGAAGGAATTTTTGAGGCGCCATGGTTAA
- a CDS encoding KpsF/GutQ family sugar-phosphate isomerase, with product MLKRAKQVLEIEARAVKALAGRLDRNFIAAVDLMAKCQGRVVVCGMGKSGIVGRKIAATFSSTGTPSVFLHSAEAVHGDLGQVTKRDVFIVISQSGETQESVRTLPLVKKIGAKTIALTGNPRSSLARHSDVVLNVSVKEEGCPLGLAPMASTTATLAMGDALAACLIDRRKFKKEDFAFYHPGGALGRRLFLKVEDIMRAGTHYVRVKPSARVKDVLLAITRARCGSACVVDGQNRLLGIFTDGDLRRHLKEDPALLSKPVGLFMTKKPTAIVKDKLAAEAFDILKTKKIDELPVVDQKAKLVGLVDVQDLLKAGLV from the coding sequence ATGCTTAAACGCGCTAAACAGGTTTTAGAGATCGAGGCCCGTGCCGTCAAGGCGCTGGCCGGGCGTTTGGACAGGAACTTCATCGCGGCCGTGGACCTGATGGCCAAATGCCAGGGCCGTGTGGTCGTTTGTGGCATGGGCAAAAGCGGCATCGTGGGCCGCAAGATCGCGGCCACCTTCTCCTCCACGGGCACGCCCAGCGTTTTTCTGCACAGCGCCGAGGCCGTGCACGGTGATCTGGGGCAGGTGACCAAACGCGATGTGTTCATTGTCATTTCCCAAAGCGGGGAGACCCAGGAGAGCGTGCGGACCCTGCCTTTGGTCAAGAAGATCGGGGCCAAGACCATTGCTTTGACCGGCAATCCCCGGTCGTCCCTGGCCCGCCACAGCGACGTGGTGCTCAATGTTTCCGTGAAGGAAGAAGGATGTCCGCTGGGCCTGGCGCCCATGGCTTCAACCACGGCGACCCTGGCCATGGGGGATGCGTTGGCCGCGTGTTTGATCGACCGCAGGAAGTTTAAAAAGGAAGATTTCGCTTTTTACCATCCCGGCGGCGCTTTGGGCCGGCGTTTGTTCTTAAAAGTCGAGGACATCATGCGCGCGGGTACGCATTACGTCAGGGTCAAGCCGTCGGCCAGGGTCAAGGATGTGCTCTTGGCCATCACCAGGGCCCGTTGCGGATCCGCCTGTGTTGTCGACGGTCAAAACCGGCTGCTGGGAATATTCACGGACGGGGACCTGCGCCGTCATTTGAAAGAAGACCCCGCGCTTTTATCCAAGCCCGTGGGGCTGTTCATGACCAAAAAACCGACAGCCATTGTTAAAGATAAACTGGCGGCCGAGGCCTTTGATATTTTGAAGACCAAAAAGATCGACGAATTGCCCGTGGTGGACCAAAAGGCCAAACTCGTTGGTTTGGTGGATGTGCAGGACCTGTTGAAGGCGGGGCTGGTATGA